One Thermococcus sp. LS1 genomic window carries:
- a CDS encoding hydrogenase large subunit: MVKTKDLEAHFEFEYRVRERGHCKEANVDEILSEREGLSEFYETFKEHIRECKRMSYGQYQFVIDMEVLPEAVLWWHNHPKFKETHFSTAIGTDERPLNGKFIYMPLLNVQVEPFNMDRNYYVFLKTYIPEDDPSFSGVAAKLPAALWIEREVKDLLGFKPIGHPDPRRLVLPEDWPEGVYPLRKDMDYRYSPITEPNTEFKDGPEGTCLVPMGPVHMGIEEPAHFRLFVKGEEIVDVDYRGFYSHRGIEKIGEGRLTYNQVLFLAERVCGICGYQHSVSYAMAIERLADVEIPDRARYIRTLLLELERIHNHLLWAGIAAHLVGYDTGFMHSWRIREPVMWLMERLTGNRKQYGMNIVGGVRRDLLDYRKEEVPKVVRQIREEVKKFIDISLNTNTFIKRVEGVGILSYKVAKVYSVLGPTARASGRKIDTRLDQATKTAMAYNEVDFKVPVYKEGDVLARVLVRMDELFESIWIVEQLIDQMPGGEIFTPIGKLPEYEEALGFTEAHRGELVHYVMTDRKNKVYRWKVRAPTYNNLPAVPEMLKGYSVADAPL; encoded by the coding sequence ATGGTTAAGACTAAAGATTTGGAAGCTCACTTTGAGTTTGAGTACAGGGTCCGTGAGAGGGGCCACTGCAAGGAAGCTAACGTCGATGAGATACTCTCCGAGAGGGAAGGTCTCAGCGAGTTTTATGAGACCTTTAAGGAACATATACGCGAATGTAAGAGGATGAGCTACGGCCAGTATCAGTTCGTGATAGATATGGAAGTCCTTCCAGAGGCCGTGCTCTGGTGGCATAACCATCCGAAGTTCAAGGAGACACACTTTTCTACTGCTATCGGAACCGATGAAAGACCTCTTAATGGAAAGTTCATTTACATGCCCCTCCTGAACGTCCAGGTTGAACCTTTCAACATGGACAGGAACTACTACGTCTTCCTGAAGACATATATACCCGAGGACGATCCGAGCTTCTCAGGCGTCGCTGCGAAGCTTCCGGCAGCACTGTGGATAGAGAGGGAAGTAAAGGATCTTCTCGGTTTCAAACCAATAGGCCATCCCGATCCAAGGAGACTCGTCCTGCCGGAGGACTGGCCGGAGGGTGTTTACCCGCTCAGGAAGGACATGGATTATCGCTACTCGCCCATAACTGAGCCGAATACAGAGTTCAAGGATGGTCCCGAGGGAACTTGCCTTGTCCCGATGGGTCCCGTCCACATGGGTATTGAAGAGCCTGCTCACTTCAGGCTTTTCGTGAAGGGTGAGGAAATAGTTGACGTTGATTATCGGGGTTTCTACTCCCACAGGGGAATCGAGAAGATAGGAGAGGGAAGGCTGACCTACAATCAGGTGCTCTTCCTTGCCGAGAGAGTCTGTGGCATCTGCGGCTACCAGCACTCAGTATCTTATGCTATGGCGATTGAGCGCTTGGCTGACGTTGAAATACCAGACAGAGCTAGGTACATAAGAACTCTACTCCTCGAGCTTGAGAGAATTCATAATCATCTTCTGTGGGCCGGAATTGCTGCTCACCTCGTTGGCTATGATACTGGATTTATGCATTCATGGCGCATCAGAGAACCTGTTATGTGGCTCATGGAGCGTTTGACTGGCAATAGAAAGCAATATGGAATGAACATCGTCGGCGGCGTAAGGAGAGATCTGCTCGACTATCGCAAGGAGGAAGTGCCTAAGGTCGTCAGGCAGATACGTGAGGAGGTGAAAAAGTTCATAGATATATCCCTGAACACTAACACGTTTATCAAAAGAGTGGAAGGCGTTGGAATATTGTCCTATAAGGTCGCCAAGGTATATTCGGTCCTCGGTCCAACGGCTCGTGCCAGCGGGAGAAAAATAGACACCAGACTTGACCAAGCGACCAAGACAGCGATGGCTTACAACGAGGTGGACTTCAAGGTACCGGTTTATAAGGAAGGCGATGTCTTAGCAAGAGTTCTCGTCAGGATGGACGAGCTCTTCGAGAGCATCTGGATTGTGGAGCAGCTCATCGACCAGATGCCGGGTGGGGAAATATTCACTCCCATTGGCAAGTTGCCGGAGTACGAAGAAGCACTTGGCTTCACCGAGGCCCATCGCGGCGAGCTTGTCCACTACGTCATGACCGACAGGAAGAACAAGGTCTATCGCTGGAAGGTCAGGGCGCCGACTTACAACAACTTGCCCGCCGTTCCAGAGATGCTCAAGGGCTACAGCGTCGCCGATGCTCCGCTCAT
- a CDS encoding respiratory chain complex I subunit 1 family protein — protein MKIDIIKLGFGLVGILILLFLPPYLDGIARRVKARLQYRRGPPLSQTWYDLQKLFALPSVRPTSSALFTWAPYLALVSAISAALLLPYGNVVLVDFGFNLVVFFYVMMMVSIFLILAGLTVQNAFSHLGSAREMQIALTVEPLIAVLYGVLAYNAGSLSISGIIANLHLTPSVLLTYILLAYALYVESGFVPFNIAEAEQEVIGGPLGEYSGRLLGVFYYAIYIKRFTLLWFFVSLLILPWLGQIDTPEKGALVLALQFLLTIAFYPIIAVLEATNARLRIDHVVKMNVRMFFAGMIILAIAFMGW, from the coding sequence ATGAAAATAGACATAATCAAACTTGGGTTCGGCCTTGTTGGTATTCTCATTCTGCTCTTTCTGCCACCATATCTTGACGGTATTGCGAGAAGGGTCAAGGCTAGGCTCCAGTACAGGAGAGGGCCTCCGCTCAGTCAGACCTGGTATGACCTCCAGAAGCTTTTCGCACTTCCATCGGTTAGACCAACATCCAGCGCCCTGTTCACGTGGGCACCATATCTTGCCCTTGTCTCTGCAATCTCCGCTGCCCTTCTCCTCCCCTACGGCAATGTCGTGCTGGTGGACTTCGGCTTCAATCTAGTAGTGTTCTTCTATGTTATGATGATGGTCAGTATATTCCTCATCCTTGCAGGCTTGACCGTCCAGAACGCTTTCAGTCATCTTGGTTCAGCCAGGGAAATGCAGATAGCCCTAACTGTTGAGCCGTTAATAGCTGTACTCTACGGAGTCCTCGCCTATAATGCGGGCTCGCTCAGCATCTCTGGCATAATAGCAAATCTTCACCTTACTCCGTCGGTGTTACTAACCTATATACTCCTCGCCTACGCGCTCTATGTTGAGAGTGGGTTCGTACCCTTCAATATAGCCGAGGCTGAGCAAGAAGTCATAGGTGGGCCACTTGGGGAGTATAGCGGAAGGCTCCTCGGAGTGTTCTACTATGCAATCTACATCAAACGCTTCACCCTGTTGTGGTTCTTTGTCAGCCTGCTAATCCTCCCATGGCTTGGGCAGATAGACACACCCGAAAAAGGAGCTCTCGTGCTAGCACTGCAGTTCCTGCTAACAATAGCGTTCTACCCAATAATAGCGGTGCTTGAGGCAACTAACGCAAGGCTCAGGATTGATCATGTGGTCAAGATGAACGTTAGAATGTTCTTCGCAGGTATGATAATACTCGCAATAGCGTTTATGGGGTGGTAA